Proteins from a single region of Mytilus trossulus isolate FHL-02 chromosome 2, PNRI_Mtr1.1.1.hap1, whole genome shotgun sequence:
- the LOC134706136 gene encoding notch-regulated ankyrin repeat-containing protein B-like translates to MNASGNKYQKGFLDAVRNGDTAELKKILECREGKVNVNSFDTEGQTALHQSCMNGNLKLVKLLVKFGADTRLANSDGWNPLHIAAFSGHQDITLYLLHANRTIPPKR, encoded by the coding sequence ATGAATGCATCTggaaataaatatcaaaagggATTTCTGGATGCAGTAAGAAATGGGGATACTGCAGAACTTAAAAAGATTCTGGAATGCAGAGAAGGAAAAGTAAATGTGAATTCATTTGACACTGAGGGACAAACGGCTTTGCATCAAAGTTGTAtgaatggaaatttaaaacttgtGAAACTTTTAGTTAAATTTGGAGCGGACACAAGACTTGCTAACAGTGATGGTTGGAATCCTCTGCATATTGCAGCGTTCAGTGGACATCAAGACATTACCTTATATCTACTCCACGCAAATAGGACTATTCCACCAAAACGGTGA